Genomic window ([Empedobacter] haloabium):
CATCGCGCCGGGCTTCTTCCCGTCCAAGATGAGCGCCGGCGTGCTGTCCACGATGGGCGATCGCCTGACGGCCGAAGCGCCGCTGGGCCGCCTGGGCAGCGACGAAGACCTGAAGGGCGCCGTGGTGCTGTTCGCCTCCGACGCGGGCCGCCACATCACGGGCCAGATCCTCGCCGTCGACGGCGGCGTCTCGGCCGTCTGAACCTTGGGGTCTGTCCCTGCAAGGGACTGACCCCGAAGTTTGCTCCCTCGGTAGAAATGGCATGCAAACTTCAGGGTCAGTCCCCAAGGGGACAGACCCTGACCCACTGATAAGGAAGAAACAAGATGACGACATTCCAACGCATGGTCCTGGCCTCCCGCCCGCCGGCCGAGGTCACCCCCGACAACTTCCGCCTCGAGACCGTCGAAGTGCCGGCGCTGGCCGACGGCCAGGTCCTGGTGCGCAACCACTTCCTGTCGCTCGACCCGTACATGCGCGGCCGCATGAGCGACGCCAAGAGCTATGCCGCGCCGCAGCCGCTGAACGAGACCATGATCGGCGGTACCGTCGGCCAGGTGGTCGAGTCGAAGCACCCGAAATACCAGAAGGGCGACTTCGTCGTCGGCATGGGCGGCTGGACCGAGATGACGGTCTCGGACGGCAGCGACATGCGCAAGGTCGACACCACCCATATCCCGCTGTCGGCCTACCTGGGCCCCGTCGGCATGCCCGGCATGACGGCGTGGTACGGCTTCACCCAGATCATGCAGGCCAAGGAAGGCGAGACGATCTGCGTCTCGGCCGCCAGCGGTGCTGTCGGCAGCGTGGTGGGCCAGCTGGCCAAGTTGAAAGGCTGCCGCGCCATCGGCATCGCCGGCGGCAAGGAAAAGTGCGACTACGTGGTCGATGAGCTGGGCTTCGACGCCTGCATCGACTACAAGGCCGGCAACCTGCGCGCCGACCTGAAGGCGGCGGCGCCGGACGGCATCGACGCGATCTTCGAGAACGTCGGCGGCGAGGTGTTCGACGCGGCGCTGGCGCGCACCAACGCGTTCGCGCGCGTGGCCCTGTGCGGCATGATCGCCGGCTATAACGGCGAGGACATCCCGCTGCGTAACGTGCGCCAGCTGCTCACCAACCGCATCACGCTGCGCGGCTTCATCGTCAGCGAGCACATGGAGCTGTGGCCGCAGGGCCTGCAGGAGCTGGGCCTGCTGGTGGCACAGGGCAAGCTGAAATACCGCGAGTCGGTCGCCGAAGGCCTGGCCGCCGCGCCGGACGCCTTCATTGGCCTGCTCAAGGGGCGCAATTTCGGCAAGCAGCTGGTCAAGCTGGCCTGATGCTGGCGGTGGCGCAAGGGTGATGGCGCTCGGGAGCAAGGTGTGACAAAATCGTTTCTTTAGCCTGAAGGTTTTGCATACGATGCTCTCAACACATGAAATCCGTTACGGCGACTGGGCGACCCTGGGCCGCGATGCCGCCGCGATCCGCACGGAAGTATTCGTGCGCGAGCAGAACGTACCGGCCGAACTGGAGATGGACGACAAGGATGCCGTCTGCCTGCACGCGGTCGCGTACGATGCCGCCGGGGTCCCGGTCGGCACCGGCCGGCTGCTGCCGGACGGGCATATCGGCCGCATGGCCGTGCTGCCGTCCGCGCGCGGCACCGGCGTCGGCGGCGCGCTGCTGCAAGGGCTGATGGCGCAGGCCCGGACCCGCGGCCATCGCGGCGTGGCATTGTCGGCGCAGACGCATGCGGCGCCGTTCTACAGTGCCCATGGCTTCCAGCAGGCCGGCGAGGAATTCTTCGAGGCTGGCATCGCCCATGTCGAGATGCGGCACGGGTTCTGACTGGACCCATGGTGTCAGGCACCGATCTGCGGGTCGGAGACCCGCAGATCGGTGCCTGACACCGGCGGGTTTATTTTTGCAACTGCTCCTGCAAGAAGCCGTGTAACTGCCGCACCGCCGGCGAGAACTGCCGCCGGTGCGGGCAAATCAGGTGCAGCGGCGCCGGCTCGCCCGGCTGCTCCGGCAGCAGCACCACCAGCCGCCCCGCCGCGACGTCGGCACGCACGTCGATCGACGACTTGTAGGCGATCCCTTCACCTGCCACGGCCCAGCGCCGCACCACATCCGCATCGTCGCTGGCCAGTGCGCCCCGCACCTGCACCGTGCGGCCGGCTTTCGCGCCGGCGACGGGAAAACGCCATTTGTCGTACAGCCGGCCATGCAACTGCCACAGCAGGCAGGAATGGTTGCGCAGGTCGTCCAGCGACGCCGGCATGCCGCATTGCTCCAGGTAGCCGGGCGAGGCAACCAGCACGCGCCGGTTGCCAGGTGCCAGCGGCAGTGCGACGAAGCTCGCATCGGCGTCGGTGCCGTAGCGGATCGCCACGTCGACGGGGTCGCGGAACACGTCCGCGACCTGGTCCGACAGCTGCAGCCGCAGTTCCAGGCGCGGGTGGGCGCGGCGGAATTGCCCCAGCAGCGGCAGCAGCACGTTGCGCCCCAGGTCGGAAGGCGCCGCGATGAACAGCGTGCCCGCCAGTGCTTCGTCGTCCTGGCGCAGCTCGTCGCGGCCGGCGTGCAGCAGGTCGATCACTTCCTTCGCGTACGGCAGGTAGCGCTCGCCCTCGTCCGTCAGGCGCAGGCTGCGCGTGGAGCGGGCGAACAGGCGCACTTCCAGGTCCCGTTCCAGCCGCATGATGGCGGCGCTGACTTGCCCGGGCAGCAGGTCGGCGTCGCGTGCCGCCTTGCTGAAGCTGCCGCAGGCGGCCGTGCGGACGAACAGCGCCAGGTCTTCGAACCGGACCATTTTCACTCGCCGAGTGAAAGTGATAACCGATTACCGGTCTTTTTCCGGTGCCAGCCCAGCCATATCATTGCTGCATCTCCACTTACTCCCCGAGGGACTCACGATGAAAGCAGTAGTTTACACGCAACACGGTTTGCCGATCGACCATCCCGAAGCCCTGCACGACATGGAGCTGCCGGCGCCGGTGCCCGGTCCGCGCGACCTGCTGGTCGAGGTGCGGGCGATCTCCGTCAATCCGGTCGACACCAAGGTGCGCCGCGGCGCCGCCGTGAGCGCGCCGCGCGTGCTGGGCTGGGACGCCGCCGGCGTGGTCGTCGCGACCGGCGCCGACGTCAGCGCGTTCAAGCCGGGCGACACCGTCTATTACGCCGGCTCGCTGACCCGGCCCGGTTCGTACAGCGAACTGCACCTGGTGGACGAGCGCATCGCCGGCCACAAACCCGCGTCGCTGGACTTCGCCGCTGCCGCCGCACTGCCGCTGACGTCGCTGACGGCCTGGGAGCTGCTGTTCGACCGGCTGCGGGTGCCGGAGCAGGGCGGTGCAGGCAAGTCGCTCGTCATCGTCGGCGCTGCCGGCGGCGTGGGATCGATCCTGACGCAGCTGGCGTCGAAGCTGACCGACCTGACCGTGATCGGCACCGCCTCCCGCGCCGAAACGCGCGCGTGGGTGCGCGAACTGGGCGCGCACCACGTGATCGACCATGGCCAGCCGATGGCGCCGCAGCTGGCCGCGCTGGGCATCGCCCACGCCGACATCGTCGTCAGCCTGACCCATAGCGAGCAGCACTATGCCGACATCGTCGAGATGCTGGCGCCGCAGGGCCAGTTCGCGCTGATCGACGACCCGGCCAGCCTGGACGCGATGCCGCTCAAGCGCAAGAGCATTTCGCTGCACTGGGAGCTGATGTTCACCCGCTCGATGTACGAGACGGCGGACATGGCACGCCAGCGCGAGATCCTCGACCGCGTTGCCGCGCTGGTCGATGCCGGCACGCTGCGCACGACGGTGGGCGAGCATTTCGGCGCCATCACGGCCGCCAACCTGCGCCGCGCCCATGCCCTCATCGAGAGCAACAAGGCCAAGGGCAAGATCGTGCTGGCAGGCTTTTGAGCCGCCCGCTACACTCGAGTCACCGCAACCGAACAAGGAGAGTCACACAATGAATATCGTGGAAAAAGCGGCCCAGCGCCACACCGTGAAGGCGTTCGACGCCAGCCGCAAGGTGCCGGACGAGATCATCGCCCAGCTGCGCATGCTGCTGCGCCTGGCGCCGTCGTCGGTCAACTCGCAGCCCTGGCACTTCGTCATCGCCAGCACGGACGAAGGCAAGGCCAGGATCGCCAAGTCGGCCGAAGGCGGTTACCAGTACAACGTCAGCAAGATCCGCGACGCCTCGCACGTGGTGGTGCTGGCCACGCGCGCCCATGCCGACGAAGCGTACCTGGAAGCCGTGCTGGCGCAGGAGGAACGCGACGGTCGCTTCGTCAACGAGGCGGCCAAGACGGCCGGCGCGGGCGCCCGCAAGCTGTTCACGGACATCCACCGCTACAAGCTCAAGGACGTGGCGCAGTGGTACGAGAAGCAGACCTACCTGGCCCTGGGCAGCTTGCTGCTGGGCGCGGCCGCGCTGGACGTGGGCGCCACGCCGATGGAGGGTTTCGACGCCGAGATCCTCGACAAGGAACTGGGCCTGCGCGAAAAAGGCTACACCGCTTCCGTCATCGTCTCGCTGGGCTACAGCGGCGCCGAGGACTTCAATGCCAAGCTGCCGAAGTCGCGGCTGCCGGTGGAGCAGGTGTTTACCGACATCTGAGCCGGCGCGCCTTACGCCACCTCCACCTCGTGCAATTGCGCCGGTGCCGCCGCATACAGCTTGACGACGGTGGAGGTGCGCGTGCCGTAGTCGGCCGACTCGATCTTCACGGCCGACAGCATGCGCTCGCGCTCGATCGGCACGCCCGTCTCGGGCAGGCGCTGGTCCGGTGCGCGCGTGGTGTCGGCCAACATCTCGAAATACGCCTCTTCCGGGGCGCCCAGGCACAGCAGGCTGGCGAATTGCGCCTTGGTGCGCACCACCTTGGGCCAGGGCGAATCGAGCAGCGCGTTCGACAGGCCGTAGATCCCGGGCGGCAGCGGCTGGCCGTTGCGCGGGTCGGCCTCGCCCCGGTTGGAGAACCACACCAGTTCCAGGCCGTCGCACAGCACCAGGTTGAAGCCGTTGTAGGCGTGCGCGCCGGGCCGGATCTGCTCGACGTAGTCGCGCGCGCTCATCGATCCGGCCAGGAAGTTCGACACCAGCATGCCGCGCGACGGCGCCTGCGGATCGAAGTCGTGCGGGGCGCGGATATTGGTCAGGGCGGCAAAGCGCGACGGCGCCTTGCCCTGCTGCGGCTCGGCGGCCAGGGCGCCGCCCGTGCAGCGCGCCCTGAGCGGCGTGATATTGGGCGGATAGGGGTCGCCGGGCGACTCCGGCCGCGTGATGCCCATCCAGCTGCCGCCAGCCTTCAGGTCACGGCCCGCCACGATCTGCGGGTTTTCCTCCCACGGCGCGGCCGGCGCGCTGGCGCGGGCAAAATACTCGTCGCGGTTGGCGGCGGCAATGAGGGGCACGCCCGGCACCACCTGCCAGGCAAAGACGATCAGGCACATCAGGGGAGATCCGTGAAGACTTCGTTGTGGCGGGGACCGGCCAGGAGTGGCGCGATGTGCGCCCGGGCGCAGGCTTGTTCCAGCGCGTCGGCAAAGCCGGCGCCGACGTTCGGATAGACTTCCATCCATGTCTGCAGCCCGTCCTGCGCGGCGGGCCGGCGTTTCAGTTGCGGCGCCACGCCGTGCGTGGCCGCCAGCTCGCGCTGCAGCGCATGGACGCGCTCGCGCAGCGGCGCCGTGTCGGCGTCGCGTACCTTGTAATAGACGTACAGGTCGGCCATCAGACGTCGAGCTTGTCCAGCACGTACGGCATCGGCTGGAAGCGCAGCGCCGGGCCTTGCGCCGAGCCGGCATGCACGGCGCCGGCCTCCAGCGCCTCCAGCTTCATCTCGACCAGCGCATCGACGCCGCCGGCACCGTTCGGCGCCGCGTTGACGACCATGCCGCACGGCTGTGCCGGGTCGGCCGGCGTGAACACCTCGGTGCCGGCCGCGATCGCGGCGTCGTCGATGGTCGCCAGCGCCGTGCGGCGTTTCAGCTTGCCCAGGTACTGGCTGCGCGCGACGATTTCCTGGCCCGGATAGCAGCCCTTCTTGAAATTGACACCGCCCAGCAGTTCCAGGTTGACCATCTGCGGCACGAACTGCTCCTGCGTGGCGGCGGTGACGAGCGGGACGCCGGCATGGATGTCGGCCAGGCGCCAGGCCTCGGTACCGGCCACGTTCAGGCGCCCGGCCAGTTCGGCCGCCACCGTGTCCGCCGCTTGGCTGGTCGCCAGCCATTGGTAGCGCGGCGCGCCAAACGCGTCGGCCACGCGCAGCAGGGTGCCCAGCGGGTGGTCCAGCTTGGTGTACGGCGCCTCGGGCAGGGCGTCGAACCAGGTGCGCAGCACGGCTTCGCCGTCGGCGCCGCCGATGCCCAGCAGTACGCGGCCTTCCAGCGCGTCCGACGCCTTGGTCTTCGCCCGCAGCACGAACATCTGCAGGCGCTTCTGGATGGCGGGCTGCAATTCGCGCGCCAGTTGCAGCAGCACGGCATCGCCGTCGCGCCACATCAGGAAGCTGGCCAGCAGGCGGCCCTTCGGCGTGCAATAGCCGGCCAGGCGCACGTCGCGCTCGCCCAGGTGTTCCACGTCGTTGGTCAGCTGCGAGTGCAGGAAGGAACGCGATTCTTCGCCCGCGAAGGCGATGATGCCCGTGTCGGCCAGGTGGGCGACGAAGCCGGTGGCCAGCACGGCCGGGGTGACGGCGGCGGCTGGTGCTGCGAGGACTTGATTCCAGGTGTTCATAAATTTGGATACTTTGGCCATGAAAGCATTATCATTACGGGCTCATTATAAAGATCCCCGGCAAAACGCGCCGGGCAGGCCCAAATCCAGGAGTCGCAACACAGATGGCATTGATAACAAGAACGATCGCGCTAGGCGTGCTGGCCGCATGCGCCGCCGGCGCCGGTTTCGCCTGGTGGGCCCAGGCGCCGATCACCGTCGAAGGCGACGCGATTCCCTTCACGATCAGCAAGGGCAGCGGCGCCCATGCCGCCGGCCAGCAGATCGCCGGCGCCGGCGTGCCGATGCAGCCGCTGCTGTTCAACGTGCTGGCGCGCGCCACCGGCAAGAGCGCGCGCCTGAAGGCCGGCTCCTACGAGCTGAAACCAGGCACCACGCCGCTGCGCCTGATCGACCAGCTGGTGCGCGGCGAGTACGCGCAGGAGTCCCTGACCATCATCGAAGGCTGGACGTTCCGCCAGATGCGCCAGGCCATCGCCGCGCACCGGGGCCTGAAGCATGACACGGTCGGCCTGTCCGACGCGGACCTGATGAAGAAGCTCGATGCCCAGTACCCGCATCCGGAAGGGCTGTTCTTCCCCGACACCTATCTGTTCGCCAAGGGCTCGTCGGAACTGCAGATCTACAAGCAGGCGCACAGCGCCATGATGCAGCACCTGACGGCCGCCTGGTACAAGCGCGCGCCCGACCTGCCGTACAGCACGCCGTACCAGGCCCTGACCATGGCTTCCATCGTCGAGAAGGAAACGGGCCAGAAGGCCGAACGGGCGATGATCGCGGCCGTGTTCGTGAACCGCCTGAAGCTGGGCATGATGCTGCAGACCGACCCCACGGTCATCTACGGCATCGGCGAGAAATTCGACGGCAATATCCGCAAGAAGGACCTGGAAACGGACACCCCGTACAATACGTATATGCGGACGGGCCTGCCCCCCACGCCGATCGCGCTGCCGGGCCAGCAGTCGCTGGCCGCCGCGCTGGCGCCGGCGCGCTCGAACGCACTGTATTTCGTCGCGCGCGGCAACGGCACCAGCCACTTCTCGGATAATCTCACCGACCACAACAAGGCCGTCAACCAATATCAGAGGCAGCAGCAATGACAGTGCCACGAGGCAAATTCATCACCTTCGAAGGCATCGACGGCGCCGGCAAGTCCACCCACATCCGCTACTGCGCCGACCTGGTGGCCGCGCGCGGCATCGAGCTGGTCAGCTCGCGCGAGCCGGGCGGCACGCCGCTGGGCGAAAAGCTGCGCGAACTGGTGCTGCACGAGCCGATGCACCTGGAAACCGAAGCGCTGCTGGTGTTCGCCAGCCGGCGCGAGCACATCGCCCAGGTGATCGAGCCGGCACTGGCGCGCGGCGCCTGGGTCATCTCGGACCGGTTTACCGACGCCAGCTTCGCCTACCAGGGCGGCGGGCGCGGCCTGGACCTGATCAAGATCGAAACGCTGGCCAACTGGGTCCACCCCGAGCTGTGGCCCGACCTGACCATCCTGTTCGACGTGCCGCTGGAAGTCGCGCGCGCCCGCCTGGACGCGACGCGCGAACTGGACAAGTTCGAGCAGGAAAAGGCCGACTTCTTCCTGGCCGCCCGCAACGAGTACCTGCGCCGCGCGGCCCAGTACCCCGAACGGTTCCGCGTGATCGACTCGACGCAGACGATCGAGGCGATCCGCCTGCAGCTGGCCGAGATCATCGGCGCCTTGCGATGAGCGAGGGTACGGCGATGCAGACGGGCGTCTATCCATGGCAAGAGGGCGCGTGGGGCCAGTTGCAGCTCTTGCGCCAGCGCCTGCCGCACGCGATCCTGTTCCACGGCGCGGCCGGCATCGGCAAGGCCGACTTCATCGAGCACTTTGCCCAGGCCCTGCTGTGCGAGAACGTGCGTGCCGACGGCCACGCCTGCGGCGCCTGCGCGTCGTGCGGCTGGTTCGTCCAGCAGAGCCACCCGGACTACCGCCGCATCCGTCCGGAAGCGTTCGAGGACGAGCCGGGCGAGGCGGAAGAGGGCGAGGACAAGAAGAGCAAGACCAAGACGCCGTCGAAAGAGATCAAGATCGAACAGGTGCGCGCGCTGGCCGATTTTATGAACATCTCGACGCACCGCCAGGGCCTGCGCGTGGTCGTGCTGTACCCGGCCGAGGCACTGAACATGCCGGCCTCGAACGCCTTGCTGAAGACCCTGGAAGAGCCGCCGCCGGGCACCGTGTTCCTGCTGGCGTCGAACAGCCTGGACCGGCTGCTGCCGACGATCCTGTCGCGCTGCCGCAAGTTCGCGCTGCCGTTGCCGGCGCATGCGGAAGCGCTGGCATGGCTGCAGGCGCAGGGCGTGGCGGACGCCGACAGCTGGCTGCGCGAGCAGGGCGGCGCGCCGCTGGCCGCGCTGGCGCAATCGGAGGCCGGCAACCGCGAGGAGATCGACACCTTGCTGCAATACCTGGCCCATCCGGCTGTCGAGGGCGCGTTGCGCACGGCGGACAAGCTGCAGAAAGTGCCCCTGACCTCCCTGGTGGCATGGCAGCAGCGCTGGCTGTACGACCTGTTTTCCTGCAAGCTGACGGGCAACATCCGGTATTATCCCCGTTATGCCCGCGAGCTGAAGGCACTGGCCGAGAAGGTTCACGTCAGCCGCTTGCTGGCGGCGATCAAGGGCACGGCCGAGCGGCGCGCCACGTCGGACCATCCGCTCTCGCCCAAGCTGTTCATCGAGGATATGCTGCTGGACTATACTGCCTGCTGTGCATGAAAGGATGCCCATGAGCGCTGGCCCGCCCGATCCGAATCCGCTGCTCAATCCGAACACCCAGCCGGGCGGCGCGCCGCGGCCGACGGTGCTGTCGCTGGCGATCCGGGAAAAGGCGGCCCTGTACGCGGCCTACATGCCGTTCCTGAAGAACGGCGGCATCTTCGTGCCGACCCAGAAGGCCTACAAGGTGGGCGACGAGATCTACCTGATATTGACCTTGATGGACGACGCCACCAAGTATCCGATCGCCGGCAAGGTCGTGTGGATCACGCCGGCCGGCGCCCACAACAACAAGGCGCAGGGCATCGGTGTCCATTTCCCGGACGACGAGACGGGCCAGCGCACCCGTGCCCGCATCGAGGAAATCCTCGGCGCGGCCCTGCGTTCCACGCGCGCCACCCATACTCTTTGACTTCGCACGCATGTCTTTTCGCCACCGCATCGCCACCCTGGGCGACCTGCCCACCATCGTCGCCATCTACAACAGCACCATCGCCTCGCGCGAAGTCACGGCCGACACCGAGCCTGTCTCGGTCGAGTCGCGCCTGAACTGGTTCCACGAGCACCAGCCGGAGCGCCGGCCGCTGTGGGTGATCGAGCGGGCCGACGACACGTCGGCGCACCCGGAAATCCTCGGCTGGATCTCGTATTCGAATTTCTATGGCCGCCCGGCGTATTCCGGCACGGCCGAGGTGTCGATCTATATTGCGGAAAACTGGCGCGGCAAGGGCATCGGGCGCTATGCGCTGACGGAAGCGATCGCGCATGCGCCGAAAATCGCCGTGCACACGGTGCTGGGCTTCATCTTCGGCCACAACGCGCCCAGCCTGGCGCTGTTCCGGCGGTTCGGCTTCGAACAGTGGGCCAATTTCCCGCGGGTGGCGAACCTGGATGGGGTCGAGCGCGACCTGATCATCCTGGGCAAGCGGGTGGCATGACGTTGGTGCCTCAGGGTTAGGGTCTGTCCCCATCGGGGACTGACCCTGGTTTTAATCGGCAGCGCCAGCGCTACGTTGCAGCTTGGTGCCTGCTGCATTGGAGTCCCTGAAAAAAACCGGGGTCAGTCCCCTGCGGGGACAGACCCCAACCCCGGACGCGGCGGTGTTGTCTTGGCTAAGCTACAATAGCCCCATGTTCATCGATTCACACTGCCACATCGACTTCCCCGAGCTGGCCGCTCGCATGCCGGAACTGCGCGCGAAAATGGCGCAGAACCAGGTCACCCACGCCCTGTGCGTGTCGGTCGACCTGCCGGATTTCCCGCGCGTGCTGGCGCTGGCCGAGGAGTATCCGAATATCTTCGCCTCCGTCGGCGTCCACCCCGACTACGAGGACACCCCCGAACCCACCGTCGAGCAGCTGGTCGCACTGGCCGACCATCCGAAGATCGTCGCCATCGGCGAGACCGGTCTGGATTACTACCGCCTGACGGGCGACCTGGAATGGCAGCGCGAGCGCTTCCGCACCCACATCCGCGCCTCGCGCGCCACACGCAAACCCCTGATCATCCACACCCGTGCCGCCAGCGCCGACACCATCCGCATCATGCAGGAAGAGGGTGCCGGCACGGCCGATGGCGGCGTGGCCGGCGTCATGCACTGCTTTACCGAGTCGCTGGAGGTGGCGCAGGCGTCGATGGCGCTGGGCTTCTACATCTCCTTTTCCGGCATCGTCACGTTCAAGAGCGCCAAGGAGCTGCAGGCCGTGGCCCAGGCGGTGCCGCTGGAGCGCATGCTGATCGAGACCGATTCGCCATACCTGGCGCCGGTGCCGTACCGGGGCAAGATGAACGAGCCGGGCTACGTCGCCCACGTGGCCGAGTTCATCGCCCAGCTGAAGGGCGTCACCGTCGCGGAAGTGGCCGAGCGCACCACGGCCAACTTCTTCGACCTGTTCAGCACGGCGGGGCGCGCCTGATGGGCATCCGCATCCGCCTGCGCCTGGTGCGCCGCCGTATCCTCGCCACCGTCGCGATGGCGCTGGCCGCCGTCGGCGCCGCCCCGCACGCTGTGGCGGCCAGCCAGGGCGACAATGACAAAGTCACGTTCTTCCGCGCCGCCCAGCTGAACGACGCGGCCCGCATCAAGCCGCTGCTGGCGCGCGGGCTCGACCCCAATGTGCGCGAGCCGGAGCGGGGCGAGACGGCCCTGATCGTGGCACTGCGCAACGACGCGATGAACGTGTTCGACCTGCTGCTGGCGCAGCCGAAACTGCAGCCCGATGCCCAGGCCAGCAACGGCAACACGGCGCTGATGATGGCCGCCTTCAAGAACAACAAGCCGGCCGTGGAAAAGCTGATCGCCAAGGGCGCCCAGGTCAACCGGCCCGGCTTCACGGCGCTGCATTACGCGGCGGCGGCCGGCGCCATCGACATCCTGCGCTACCTGCTGGAGCAGCACGCCTATATCGACGCGGAATCCCCGACCAAGATGACGCCGCTGATGCTGGCCGCGCGCGAAGGCCAGGAAGAAGCCGTCAAGGTGCTGCTGGAGGAGGGCGCCGACGCCACGCTGCGCGACGCCGGCTTCAAGCTGACGGCCGCCGAGATGGCGGAAAAGGCCGACAAGCCCTGGATCGCCGAGACGATCCGCAAGCACCTGGCCGTCAAGGCCAAGCGCTGAATCCCGCCGTCGGCCGGGGCAAACGGGAGAATTGAAGCCTTTTCTCCGCCAAGCTCGGCCGATCGCGCCGCCCTGTTGATCCTGATAATGGCTTCATTGCCTGAGGCAAATATCAAAAGGATCATCATGTTGAACGAACGCGAAATCGAAAGCTGCTACCTGGGCCAGTTCATCCCGGTGCACTACCATCACAATATGCTGATGGACAACAACCGCATGCACAGCTTCAAGTCGGCCATCGACTACGTCGTCAAGCCGGGCATGAAGGTGCTGGAACTGGGCGGCGGCACCGGCGTATTGTCGTGGTTCGCGGCGGCCAAGGCCGACAAGGTCTACTGCGTCGAGTTCAATCCGGACATGGTGCAGCAGGCGCAGAAATTCCTGGCGATCAATCCGAACGGCGAGAAGGTCGAGGTGATCCACGCCGACGCGTTCGAGTACCTGCCGCCGGAACCGGTCGACGTGGTCATCTGCGAGATGATCCACGTGGCCATGCTGCGCGAGAAGCAGGTCGAGGTGATCGAGTCGTTCAAGCGCCGCTATGCGCAGAAGTTCGGCGGCCCGCTGCCCGTGTTCATCCCGGAAGCGGTACTGATGGCCGCGCAGCCGCTGCAGCAGGAATACGATTTCGAAGGCTTCTATGCGCCGATCGTCCAGTTCCAGGAAACCGGCGTGGTGCACAACAACACGGTGGAACTGGCGCAGCCGGCCATCTACGCCGTGGTCGACTTCACCCAGCCGAACGCGCTGTCGTACGCCTGGCAGGGCAAGTTCGTGGTCGAGCGCGCCGGCACCGTCAACGCCATGCGCTTCGTGACCAAGAACATCCTGGCCGTGGTGCAGGAACGAGCCACCACGATCGACTGGCTGAACCACTACATGACCTTGCCGCTGGCGCAGCCCGTGCAAGTGCGCGCCGGCGACGTGCTGCAGGTCAGCTTCGCCTACCGCGCCGGCGGCTCGATCCCGTCGCTGGAGGCATCGCTGCAGGCTGCCGTGGTGTTCGAAGCGGAGGAAGTGGCGACCGTCGAGGCGATCCCGGCCTTCGCCTGATCCCGCCCCAGTGCAGTTCGTGCCGCGTTTTCAGCGGCCGGTCGCATCCTTCGCCCGCGGCGCCCGCGGCGCGCTACAGTAGCGGCATCGATTGAATGCTGGCGGAGGATGCGATGTTCAGTTTCATGCTGTGGTTGGTCTTGCTGTTGCTGTGCTGGCCGCTGGCCCTGCTGGCACTGCTGCTGTACCCCGTGTTCTGGCTGCTGACCCTGCCTTTCCGCCTGATCGGCATCGGCGTCGACGCCATCTTCGAGACCCTGCGCGCCATCGTGCTGCTGCCGGCGCGCGTGCTGGGCGGCGCGCGCCGCTAGGCGGCGTCAGAAATCGACCAGCACCCCCGCGCCCAGCGACATCTGGGCATAGTTGTAGTCGATCAGGCTCTGGCCATACCCCGAGAAGAACTGCAGGTAGCCTTTCAGGTTGGACCGGATCGGCGCCGCCCAGCCCAGCTGCACGGCGCCGTGCTTGGTGTGGAAGTTGCGCCGCGCCAGCAGCGAGTATTCGGTGCCGTTGTCGCGGTAGGACACGCGCACGTCGCCATGGCCCATGAAATCGGCGATGTCGATGTTGTCGTTGTCCGAGCGGTCGTTGTCCAGGCGCTTCCAGATGCGCGCCGTTACGGCCAGCTTGCCGTATTCACCGCCCACCTCCCCATATAAACGGTTCCAGCTGCGCGACAGCTTCGCGGTCTGGCCGTTCGACTGGTGTACCAGGCCCAGGCTGGCATAGCGGAAATCGAAGCCGCCGATGCGCTTGCCGATCG
Coding sequences:
- a CDS encoding GNAT family N-acetyltransferase, producing MLSTHEIRYGDWATLGRDAAAIRTEVFVREQNVPAELEMDDKDAVCLHAVAYDAAGVPVGTGRLLPDGHIGRMAVLPSARGTGVGGALLQGLMAQARTRGHRGVALSAQTHAAPFYSAHGFQQAGEEFFEAGIAHVEMRHGF
- a CDS encoding zinc-binding alcohol dehydrogenase family protein, whose protein sequence is MKAVVYTQHGLPIDHPEALHDMELPAPVPGPRDLLVEVRAISVNPVDTKVRRGAAVSAPRVLGWDAAGVVVATGADVSAFKPGDTVYYAGSLTRPGSYSELHLVDERIAGHKPASLDFAAAAALPLTSLTAWELLFDRLRVPEQGGAGKSLVIVGAAGGVGSILTQLASKLTDLTVIGTASRAETRAWVRELGAHHVIDHGQPMAPQLAALGIAHADIVVSLTHSEQHYADIVEMLAPQGQFALIDDPASLDAMPLKRKSISLHWELMFTRSMYETADMARQREILDRVAALVDAGTLRTTVGEHFGAITAANLRRAHALIESNKAKGKIVLAGF
- a CDS encoding NRDE family protein, with the protein product MCLIVFAWQVVPGVPLIAAANRDEYFARASAPAAPWEENPQIVAGRDLKAGGSWMGITRPESPGDPYPPNITPLRARCTGGALAAEPQQGKAPSRFAALTNIRAPHDFDPQAPSRGMLVSNFLAGSMSARDYVEQIRPGAHAYNGFNLVLCDGLELVWFSNRGEADPRNGQPLPPGIYGLSNALLDSPWPKVVRTKAQFASLLCLGAPEEAYFEMLADTTRAPDQRLPETGVPIERERMLSAVKIESADYGTRTSTVVKLYAAAPAQLHEVEVA
- a CDS encoding LysR substrate-binding domain-containing protein, which codes for MVRFEDLALFVRTAACGSFSKAARDADLLPGQVSAAIMRLERDLEVRLFARSTRSLRLTDEGERYLPYAKEVIDLLHAGRDELRQDDEALAGTLFIAAPSDLGRNVLLPLLGQFRRAHPRLELRLQLSDQVADVFRDPVDVAIRYGTDADASFVALPLAPGNRRVLVASPGYLEQCGMPASLDDLRNHSCLLWQLHGRLYDKWRFPVAGAKAGRTVQVRGALASDDADVVRRWAVAGEGIAYKSSIDVRADVAAGRLVVLLPEQPGEPAPLHLICPHRRQFSPAVRQLHGFLQEQLQK
- the nfsB gene encoding oxygen-insensitive NAD(P)H nitroreductase translates to MNIVEKAAQRHTVKAFDASRKVPDEIIAQLRMLLRLAPSSVNSQPWHFVIASTDEGKARIAKSAEGGYQYNVSKIRDASHVVVLATRAHADEAYLEAVLAQEERDGRFVNEAAKTAGAGARKLFTDIHRYKLKDVAQWYEKQTYLALGSLLLGAAALDVGATPMEGFDAEILDKELGLREKGYTASVIVSLGYSGAEDFNAKLPKSRLPVEQVFTDI
- a CDS encoding DUF4936 family protein, whose amino-acid sequence is MADLYVYYKVRDADTAPLRERVHALQRELAATHGVAPQLKRRPAAQDGLQTWMEVYPNVGAGFADALEQACARAHIAPLLAGPRHNEVFTDLP
- a CDS encoding NADP-dependent oxidoreductase, with product MTTFQRMVLASRPPAEVTPDNFRLETVEVPALADGQVLVRNHFLSLDPYMRGRMSDAKSYAAPQPLNETMIGGTVGQVVESKHPKYQKGDFVVGMGGWTEMTVSDGSDMRKVDTTHIPLSAYLGPVGMPGMTAWYGFTQIMQAKEGETICVSAASGAVGSVVGQLAKLKGCRAIGIAGGKEKCDYVVDELGFDACIDYKAGNLRADLKAAAPDGIDAIFENVGGEVFDAALARTNAFARVALCGMIAGYNGEDIPLRNVRQLLTNRITLRGFIVSEHMELWPQGLQELGLLVAQGKLKYRESVAEGLAAAPDAFIGLLKGRNFGKQLVKLA